The following coding sequences lie in one Sphingomonas sp. M1-B02 genomic window:
- a CDS encoding PAS domain-containing hybrid sensor histidine kinase/response regulator: MSDQLRPIADAHGTADDLEDLFENAPCGYISAQPDSRIGRVNSTLAKWLGHKPEELVGRRVPDLFNIAGKIYYETHFAPLLRMQGAFHEVALDLVRADGGLLPVLLNAVERRDPDGAVRFIRITVFNASDRRRYERDLLEARRTAEQASTDLRELNADLEARVGEAVAERMKAEEALRQAQKMEAIGQLTGGVAHDFNNLLTVILGGLDTIRRQVSTLPVSPATERIERSVRMASHGAERATTLTARLLAFARRQPLDPKPLDASRLVTNLADLLQRTLGETIALETVTGGGLWRTQADPGELENALVNLAVNARDAMPAGGRLTIETGNAHLDEDYVAQVPEPVVAGQYVLIAVSDTGTGMSAETLAKVFEPFFTTKEVGKGTGLGLSQVYGFVRQSNGHIRIYSEVGEGTTIKIYLPRLISEGAVAEADEPSVAAPTHGGVETILVVEDHDDLRTFSTGILRELGYEVLEAANGHSALKVLQAAHDVDLLFTDVVLPEGMDGRRLADEARRRRPGIKVLFTTGYTRNAIVHNGRLDLGVNLISKPFSFERLASKVREVLDS, from the coding sequence TTGTCTGACCAACTCCGTCCCATTGCCGACGCCCACGGTACGGCTGACGATCTCGAAGACCTGTTTGAGAATGCGCCGTGCGGTTACATCTCGGCGCAACCGGACAGCCGGATTGGGAGGGTCAACAGCACGCTTGCGAAGTGGCTCGGACACAAGCCCGAAGAACTTGTGGGGCGTCGGGTCCCGGACTTGTTCAATATTGCGGGCAAGATCTACTACGAGACCCATTTCGCACCGCTGCTGCGAATGCAGGGCGCCTTCCACGAAGTAGCTTTGGATCTGGTTCGCGCGGATGGTGGCTTGCTTCCCGTCTTGCTCAACGCAGTCGAGCGTCGGGACCCCGATGGAGCCGTTCGCTTTATCCGGATAACCGTCTTCAATGCCAGCGACAGGCGGCGTTACGAGCGTGATTTGCTCGAAGCGCGTCGAACGGCCGAGCAAGCCAGCACAGACCTCCGCGAGCTGAACGCCGACCTAGAGGCGCGGGTAGGTGAAGCAGTTGCAGAGCGGATGAAAGCGGAGGAGGCGCTGCGTCAGGCCCAGAAGATGGAGGCCATCGGCCAGCTGACTGGCGGAGTGGCCCACGACTTCAATAACCTGCTCACCGTCATCTTGGGCGGTTTGGACACGATACGCCGTCAGGTTTCAACGCTGCCGGTGTCCCCCGCGACCGAACGCATCGAGCGCTCGGTACGAATGGCCTCGCACGGCGCCGAGCGAGCGACTACACTTACCGCCCGGTTACTTGCTTTTGCGCGGCGCCAGCCGCTTGACCCCAAGCCGCTCGATGCCAGTCGCCTGGTGACAAACCTCGCGGACCTGCTTCAGCGGACCTTGGGAGAAACCATCGCGCTGGAGACGGTCACCGGAGGTGGCCTTTGGCGCACCCAGGCGGATCCGGGCGAGCTGGAAAACGCTCTCGTGAATCTGGCGGTGAATGCGCGAGACGCGATGCCCGCCGGGGGCCGTCTTACCATCGAGACGGGCAATGCGCACCTCGATGAAGACTATGTCGCGCAGGTGCCCGAGCCCGTCGTGGCCGGTCAGTACGTGCTCATTGCCGTGAGCGACACCGGCACCGGCATGTCCGCCGAGACCTTGGCGAAGGTGTTCGAGCCGTTTTTCACGACGAAAGAAGTCGGCAAAGGCACAGGTCTGGGCCTGAGCCAAGTATACGGCTTTGTGCGGCAATCCAACGGGCACATTCGCATCTACAGCGAGGTCGGTGAAGGAACGACGATCAAAATTTATCTCCCACGCCTTATTTCTGAAGGAGCCGTGGCCGAAGCAGATGAACCCTCAGTCGCCGCACCCACGCACGGCGGCGTAGAGACCATCCTTGTCGTTGAAGACCACGATGATCTTCGAACCTTCAGCACCGGCATTCTGCGCGAACTTGGATACGAGGTTCTCGAGGCCGCCAACGGGCATAGCGCACTCAAGGTGCTGCAAGCCGCGCACGACGTCGATCTGCTATTCACCGACGTGGTGCTGCCAGAGGGGATGGACGGCCGCCGGCTGGCCGACGAGGCCAGACGGCGACGCCCAGGCATCAAGGTACTCTTCACGACCGGCTATACGCGCAACGCCATCGTCCATAACGGACGATTGGACCTCGGCGTGAACCTGATCAGCAAGCCCTTTAGCTTCGAGCGGCTGGCATCAAAGGTGCGCGAGGTTCTAGATAGCTAG
- a CDS encoding alpha/beta fold hydrolase has translation MSFSTRNNAHVRGAGNRAIVFAHGFGCDQNMWRYVAPAFEADFQTILFDHIGAGGSDLDAYDPVKYASLDGYADDVVGLCRELGVKSGVYVGHSVSAMIGVLASKKAPELFEKLVLIGPSPCYIDDGEGYVGGFSEAQINELLEFLDSNHMGWSQAMAPVIMANGDRPELGEELTNSFCRTDPEIAKAFARATFLSDNRDDLADVPARALVLQCSDDVIAPQYVGEFVHRNLPGSEFVLLKATGHCPNLSAPEETIAAIRAFV, from the coding sequence ATGTCTTTCTCGACTCGAAATAATGCGCACGTTCGTGGTGCGGGGAATCGGGCGATTGTCTTTGCGCACGGGTTTGGCTGCGACCAGAATATGTGGCGCTACGTGGCCCCTGCGTTCGAAGCCGACTTCCAGACAATACTTTTCGATCATATTGGCGCCGGGGGCTCCGATCTCGATGCGTACGACCCGGTGAAATACGCCTCGCTTGACGGGTATGCGGACGACGTCGTCGGGCTCTGTCGCGAGCTGGGGGTCAAGTCCGGCGTCTATGTCGGTCACTCCGTGAGCGCGATGATCGGCGTGCTGGCTTCGAAGAAGGCGCCAGAGCTTTTTGAAAAGCTGGTCCTTATCGGTCCCTCCCCCTGCTACATCGATGATGGTGAGGGGTACGTCGGTGGCTTCAGCGAGGCTCAGATCAACGAGCTCCTCGAGTTCCTCGACAGCAATCACATGGGCTGGTCGCAGGCAATGGCACCGGTGATCATGGCCAACGGCGACCGGCCCGAACTGGGTGAGGAGTTGACCAACAGCTTCTGTCGTACCGATCCGGAAATCGCCAAGGCTTTCGCACGCGCTACCTTCCTGTCGGATAATCGCGACGATCTCGCTGACGTGCCTGCCAGGGCGCTCGTGCTGCAGTGTTCCGATGACGTGATCGCGCCTCAGTACGTTGGCGAGTTCGTGCATCGTAACCTGCCCGGCAGCGAATTTGTGTTGTTGAAGGCAACAGGCCACTGCCCCAACCTTAGTGCGCCTGAAGAAACCATCGCGGCGATCCGCGCCTTTGTCTGA
- a CDS encoding DUF6180 family protein codes for MKVSLPIALALLTIASPAQSQDSDFNLTYHVERTPSARLSLATCGNAVAHMARQSKLSVDMQSFPGQLVIVKGGRAGAGAFVVQCIAVGNTTVSVVQGIDYKAQKGALGQFADRAFAAVKAAIK; via the coding sequence ATGAAAGTAAGTTTGCCGATAGCCCTTGCCCTTCTTACTATCGCTTCGCCTGCGCAATCTCAGGACAGCGACTTCAACCTCACTTACCACGTTGAGCGAACGCCATCAGCGCGGCTGAGTCTGGCGACCTGCGGAAACGCGGTGGCCCATATGGCGCGTCAATCCAAGCTTAGCGTTGATATGCAAAGTTTCCCAGGCCAGCTCGTGATCGTGAAGGGTGGCCGCGCAGGGGCTGGCGCATTCGTTGTACAATGCATCGCTGTGGGCAACACGACAGTAAGTGTTGTGCAGGGGATCGACTACAAAGCGCAGAAGGGGGCGCTAGGGCAATTCGCGGACCGTGCCTTTGCTGCAGTGAAGGCGGCTATCAAATAG
- a CDS encoding YybH family protein: MRHLKYIAPLSLCAGSLSAPSHSQTAADRAAVETVVAEQYRTFGARQADAYGALFTPEAVFITVDGMKMNGRQEIIDGNALFFGMVDPKKNNVSYKNLTVKFLNPVTAVTYSVWDGLWTKPAIADRAQSGYLTITLSKVGNRWLIASATNAFNWRGTPNYDLLEYDEWRRRMSKGGTTAPK; this comes from the coding sequence ATGCGACATCTGAAATACATCGCGCCACTTTCGCTTTGTGCGGGCAGTCTCAGCGCGCCTAGCCATTCTCAAACCGCCGCTGACCGTGCTGCCGTTGAAACCGTAGTAGCCGAGCAATATCGCACGTTCGGTGCCCGTCAGGCGGACGCCTACGGGGCCCTGTTCACGCCCGAAGCCGTCTTCATCACTGTGGATGGCATGAAGATGAATGGTCGGCAAGAGATCATCGATGGTAACGCGTTGTTCTTTGGGATGGTCGATCCCAAGAAGAATAACGTTTCCTACAAGAACCTGACGGTCAAATTCCTCAACCCGGTTACTGCCGTTACCTACAGCGTATGGGACGGACTCTGGACGAAGCCCGCGATCGCCGACCGAGCCCAATCAGGCTATCTAACGATAACGCTGAGCAAGGTGGGCAACCGATGGCTGATCGCTTCGGCTACCAACGCCTTCAATTGGCGGGGCACGCCGAATTACGACCTGCTTGAATATGATGAGTGGCGCAGAAGAATGAGCAAGGGCGGGACGACGGCACCTAAATGA